GGTTCCACCTTTGGTTACAGACCTCTGGCTCGATGGACGGCCCCTGGGGGCGGATGCGGTGATTCGTCCTGTTCGTCGGGCAGATCGGGCTTACTTTCGCATTGCGCTCGCCCCCGGCAAGCGCATCGGAAAGTACGCCCTCCCTGTGGCACTGTGGCGCCAGGATAAGCTCATCTGGAACACGATTCTCGTCGATCTCGGAATGAACCGTGTGCCTACATTGGGGTTACCTCAGCAAGCGCGGGTCTCACATCTCATCTTTGAGCCCCAGGCCGAGCCAACTGCCAGCGGTGCTGCCGCGTTGTCGATGCTGCTTGGGCATTTTGGGCTGAAGGTGTCCCAGCAGCACGTCAAGGAGATGGCGGACTATCTGGTGGAAACGTGGCAGGTGGACCCACACCACAAGTGGTCTGGCGTGGCAATGCGAATTTCCCACGCAGGCGCCCGCGATGTGCGAGCTAAGAAGCCGTCGTAAAGGTCAACGGGAAAACTCGCCTCGATTTTACATGGCCCCTAGGATCCGCTTTTACCTCCCCCGCCCTCAGCCAGGCCCTTAGCCCCTGCAGTAAGCCCATCACCCGGGTGTCCACCAGAAGGCTCAGGCCCAGGGCGTGCAGGTAGATAGGGAGGCGGTAGATGGGGTAGAGAGAGACTTCCTTCCCCAGCGCCTCCGCCACCCAGCGTTGCAGCTTGAGCCCCGTCCACAAGCCGCCTTCAGGCGGGAGGCCTTGGCGGTAGATGAGGGCCTGCAGAACCCTCTCCCGTTCTTCTGGGGTCAGCTTTGGCGGTTGTCGTGCCTCCTATCCGGGAGGGCCTCGAGGCCCTCCCGGTTGTAGCGGGCCACGGTGGCGCAAACCCAGCGGGAGGTATGGAGGGCGATGGCGGCCACCTCCTGGGCGGTGAGGCCCTGCTTGGCGTGGTACGCCGCCAGAGCCTTCTTGATCCGTTGCTGGAGCTGGGGGAGGGTCAGGTGATCAACGACGGTCATGGGGGTAAAAAGGGTATCACCTACCACGCCACCCAGGCCTGGGCCCAGGATCTCTTTCCCGAGCCCCCGCCTTCCCACCAGTCCCTGGTCTGGTTTGCCCACCGCTACCTGGACGAGGCCATGCTGGAGGCCCTACTGCAAAAGCTCCGGGCGAGACCTGAGGAAAGGCTTTCCCGGGAGGATGAGGCGGGCCCTTTCGCCTAAGGGACACCACGGGGCTTCCCTACCGAAGCAAGGACCGCCTCCCCCGGTGGCGCAGGGGACAGGAGGCGCGGCGGGTGCGAGGGCATGGGAGGCTCTGGGCCCTTGCCCGATGGTGGAGGGGGCTAAGGCTTCTGGTTCTGGAGGGGGTTTGGGTGGGGCCAGGGTATGCCTCGGACCCCCGGCTTGGGCCGAGGGTTGCGGCGGTTTGGTCGGGAGGGTGGGGTGCTTTTGGGGGACGCGGGATTTGACGGGGAGGAGGTTTGGCGGGTGGTGAAGGGGCTTGGGGTGCGGCCCCTGATCCGGTTGCGGGAGAAGGGGGAGGTCCGGGATGCAGTGCGGCGTTGGGCGGCTTTCCACTGGGAGGATGCGCTGTATCGGTTTCGTGGAGTGGTGGAGGGGGTGTTTGGGGGGATGAAGAGCCGGTGGGCCGGGGGCTACTTGATGGAGCGCAAGCCCTCTTCGGCGATGAAGCGGATCTTCCTGGAGGCCATCGCCTATGACCTCCGGATCCTCCTTACCCTCACCCCTGTTCCCAAGGGGTTCAAGCCAATTTACTAGGCAAGCCCAGGGGGCCTGAGCCCGGACAGAAACATGTGAGACTCAACATGTGAGACTCTAGAGACCCGGGATGGGATAAAAAGGAGGGGGACCGACTCCGAAAGGAGGTCCCCCAAGCGCAGCTTGCCACAGTTAGCAAAGAGGTCATAAGAGGGGCCAAGCTCGCCTTCCAGCTCGCCGAGGCTCAAGCCGGCGACCCCAAAGTCAAGGAACGCCTGCGCAAGCTCAAGCAGGTGGAGACCCTACGCCGCCACGGGGTGGACTGGGAAGAGGTCCAGGACCTGGTGGGCCTCAGCCGGGCCACCTACCACCGTTGGAAGAGGAGGCTCAAGGAAGAGGGGCTCAAGGGTTTGGTCCCCAGGTCCAGGCGCCCCAAACGCTTGCGGCGGAAGCGACACTGGACTCCTGAGCTTCTCCTGAAGG
This sequence is a window from Thermus antranikianii DSM 12462. Protein-coding genes within it:
- a CDS encoding helix-turn-helix domain-containing protein, with amino-acid sequence MTVVDHLTLPQLQQRIKKALAAYHAKQGLTAQEVAAIALHTSRWVCATVARYNREGLEALPDRRHDNRQS